Within the Molothrus aeneus isolate 106 chromosome 1, BPBGC_Maene_1.0, whole genome shotgun sequence genome, the region cttctcctccattcGTGCATCCTTGTCCTCCCCTCCTCTCAGAGCCCAGGCCGGAGCCGGCCCCGAGCCGCGTTCCAAACCGGGCCAAGGGGTCGGACCCGCGGCCCTGAGCGGCGTCTGATCTCGGCACGGGCCGGCACCGACGGGAACGAGCCTGAGCGCAGCGCACAGAGCGGCAGCGGCGCTCGGTCACCGTGTGACGGATCTCTACATACAGATCTGTCACGGTGAAGGTCTATCTCTACGCATAGCTACAATCTAACCGCTCTGTTATTACACAGCTCCCTCAGATCTACTGAGGCAGGGAGCGCATGCGCACTGCCTGCGGCGCGGCTCGCGCCCGCGCACTGCAGCGGAGGGGGCGGGGTCGCCCCGCCCGGAGGGTGCGCGCGCAGGTCCGCGCTCGCGCTCGCGCAGCTTCCCCTCAGCGTTGGGGGGGGCAGTGGAGGCGGCGCCATCTTGGCGGAGCCGTGCCGGGAGCTGCGGCGCTCGCTGAGCGGCGTGTCCGGTGGGTGCGTGGATGGATGGCGTGAGGGACAGAGCACGTCTCCCCTGGGTGCGGAGTGTGGCCGAGGGCGGCGCGAAGTTTGCCGGTTCTCGGTTACCCGACCCTCGCGGAACCGCTGCGCGGCCGCTCCGTGTGCCCCGGCCTTCTGGTGTCCCTGGGCTTCCCACCCCACTTCCCTGCTCCCGGtgcttcccccagccctgtcccggTGTCGGGAAGCAGATGGGCCTCTCCGCGGGGGAGCAGCAGCGGTGGCTCTGGCGGTCCGCAGCGCGTGTGGCGCGGGGCGCCCTCCCCTCGCCCCGTGccccccggccgtgcccggcccTGCCGCCCGCCGCGGGTCTCTCCAGCAGCgccggggccggcgggcggACTTGCTGGGAAGCGGTTCCGTGCTACCTTCCACTGTGTAGCGgagccagctgcagagctcactCATGTTTTCCTTCCGCACTGTGCAAACTGCTATTCGCAGCAGCCTGCTTCCTCTATTGAGGCTTATTTTGAAGAACAAAATAAGAAACCTTCCCCTGTTCCGCTGATTATTCTGTACTGGTCCAGTTTCGTAGACGAGGTGTTTCTGTGGGTGTTCTTTCTAGCTTGCAGTCTGTGTGTAATCTTTCAGTGTTATGATAAAAATCCTAGTCTAGTGCAGACTTAGTTTCCTACCGCGTTTATAAATTGTGGATTACTTTAATGGCTTTAATGTTTGGAATTTCCTGAGACTGTGGAAGAATAGGTATTGTACTGTTTTCTAGCCAATTTTGCTCATATATAAAATTTCATAAAACTGTACACTTCTGTGCTTTTAAGCTGTGGCATGAAGTTATTTATTCTCCAAATCCTTGCTTTCTGAAGTCCTTGTTCAGTTAATGAATTGCTCTTACTTTCATGACAAGTCAAATCTTTTTGGTTATGCACTTTAAATTTGGATGGCTTGTCTGTGCTTTCTATCCATGTGTGATGATTTACTAGACAGTCAGTAAGAGCTATTATCTGAACTTGCATTTGTTTATGGACTTGTTAGAGATCCCATTGTGATCTGGAACCACTGGTCTGGTTTTCACCACTGAAGGTTGTGTATTGTATCCCTGGTTCATCGTGGAGAACTTGCTGTCTATCACCGAAGAATTATGGAGGAGAGCTGTTGTGAATGATGTTTAAAAATTGGGATAAGAAAACGGGAGTTGTGAATCCAGAAGTACTACAGATTAAATACATCATGAAGTAGCAGGGCAGCGGATTTGCTTTTTCAAGACATGAAGGTGCTGTATGAAAATTCTGCCCTTGAATTCTCCATGCTTTTTTTGGCACTGTCATTGCATCTGTTGAGAAGACACGTTGTAAAGTGTTCTGGGTCTGGCTGGGACGGAGTTAACGTTCTTCACAGCAGCCCATACAGTTGTTTGGATTTGTGGCTAAAGGAATGTTGACAACACATCCGTGTTTTGGCTGTGGCTGAACAGCGCTTGCACAGTCTCAAGGCTTTATCGATGTTCCCTACTCTGTTCCTGCAGTGAGTGTGCTCAGAGTAGGTGAGAAGCTGGGAGGGAAcatggctgggacagctgacccaaactcACCAAAGGGATATCTGTGACATGTAACATCATGCCGGGCAACAAAAATGGAGGTAGAGGAAGAAGTATTTTAATGGTTTTGGTTTCTATCTTGGCTCTCAAGGCAGTTGTTATTTGGAGGAAGGCTGGACATCAGTCAGACTGTGGGAGGTGGTGAgtgattttctttgttttgtgtttttctttccaccAATGAAACTCTTTACCTTGACCCACAAGTTTTCTCGACTTTGTTCTTTCCCATCCCACTGATGGGAGGAGGAGTGAACAATCAGCTGTGTGGGTGCTTGGCTGCTGGGGTCGACTCACCGCAAAAGCGCACAGAACAGATGGTCATCAGTGAAGTTTGTAAATGGGCAGTTGTTGTCGGTTTGTTGTGCTTATGGAGTATTGGTGCAGAAGTGACATGGAGTCTGTTAGTGACAGAATTTGGGCTTTGCTCTTGTTTTGCTATGTTCAGGTGGAGTGGCAGTAATGGTTATTGGTAGGTAACTTGTCATCAGGATCTAGTGCTTTATAGAGCAAGCTTTGTAGGAGTGTTTGCAAATGCTCAGAGCATTGGGctgttgtgtttgttttaaagggATGCAGTCATTTGCTACAGAGACTTGTGTTTGTTCTGAGAATATTGTCCTATTTATTGCGTGATGTTGGAAAATGTTGAAAATCAGGGTATGTTAAGTCAGTGTATTCAAGGTTTTCTTGTTCTTATGTTTGAAAGGCAGTAGAGTAAGGATTTAGGGAAAATACTGAAGTTGGCTTTGTAAATTCAGGTACATTCTGAAGTTTCTCCTTGTTggatatttttgctttcatttgatGGGCTTCACTGCGTATGTTAAGTGCAGTGCTGGACTGGTGAGTAGCATACTCTTGTGAAGTTTGAATCCAGGTGGATTTCAGAAGAATGGACATGTCATGTAATCCTGAGATGGACCTAAGCACCTTCCAAGAACTCAGTTGAGAACTGTTCCCTCGATACACTGTCAGTCTGTTTCATTGCAACAGTTCAGTGTGGCACAATTGATGACCAAGTAATCTCATCGTATTTTCATCGTTTCCTGAAGTCAACTTAACTTAtgaatttcttttgcttctaaaatggaaacagaaagATATGGTGCATGGCATCTTGGAACATGGAAGGAGTTCTTCACATGGGTTCATAACATGCTTGGCTTTAGTATTAGCCACTGCTATGGATGGGCTGCAGCAGTGTAGCACAGTGTGTAAAGCAAAGTACAGGTATCAGCCATTAATTATGTTTCGTTTTCTTTCCACAGTTAAGTTGATTTTACAGAATTTATCAGGTCTCCAAAGCAGAAACAGGTAAGCTGTCAAAAGCTTAACACTTCTCACTGAGTATTGTGACAAGATCATACACAGccttttttcctcacagacttGTGGCTGGCAACTAGGATACGCTTGTGGCCACTGCAGTTAATACTCTGACTACACCAAAGAGACAACATTTTTGAATGCTGAGAAAACATACATTATAGAACAGAACTGATCACTGGGTAGAGCAACTTGTCAAAGCAGTAAAGTCATCACTGTTTGTGAGTTACTTCATTTTCCAGTGACATagttattctttttcttttctccttttatcaATTAGTGTCCTGTTCAAAAGTAAACcggattttttttgttccttagGAGTAGGCAGAGATCTCTGGCATATAGTAACCATGCCGTGAAAGACTTGAGGTGTTCTTTAGGTATTGTGGATGGTGAGGAGTGGCTTAGGTGGATTTTGTTGCCCTCAGGGTAGGGAATATTGATAGATTTGTGCACGAGTGCCGGTGGAGTAGCTAATTGTTCTGACTAATCAACATTCAGTGAATTGTTTTAATCTTGTTCCAGTGaacttgtgggttttttcataCCTTCTCTCTTGATGAGACAAGGGCATTCATTAAAAAGGCTCTAGCTTAAGTGATAAGATACTGTAATAGCTGAGTACTAAAGACGTGCTATCATGTGTACCTTTTTGTCTGCAGGTGATTTTTGCTGTGGGTTGAGCTCAGCATGGCTGTAGTCATCCGTTTACAGGGGCTTCCTGTTGTTGCGGGTCCTCCAGATATTCGTCGTTTCTTCTTGGGATTGAATATTCCCGATGGAGGTGTGCATATTATTGGAGGAGAGATTGGGGAGGCTTTTATTATATTTGCCACAGATGAAGATGCACGGCGTGCCATGAGCTGTTCGGGAGGGTTTATCAAGGACTCGCGCATAGAGCTCTTTCTCAGCAGCAAggcagagatgcagagtacCATAGAAATGAGCCGGAAACGATTTGACCGTGGGGGACGCGAAACTATGTCTGGCTCTAGAAGAACAGGTACTAATGGTTCTAGTGCATCAAGTATTGGAGATATACCACACTTAGTTACAGCTTCCCCAAAAGGAATAAGAAAACCTAGTTACGGGCCACCAAATCGCCTGGAGGCTGGTTTCCATACCAACGGTACAAGATACGGTGATATGGGTATACCTAAGTCAAACTATCAGTTAAGAAAGGATTGCCACCCGTTTAACCCAGATGATCGTTACCTCTTTCTACGTGGTATACCTTACTCTGCAACAGAAGTGGAAGTACGTGCTTTCCTTTCGGGGATTCGTGTGGATGGAGTGATTCTGATAAAGCACCGCAATGGTTTAAACAATGGTGATTGCTTGGTAAGATGTGCTACACCCGGTGACGCCTTAGAAGGACTTAAACGTCACAGACAATACATGGGTCAGAGGTTTATAGAAATCAGTCCAACAACAGAGGAACGGTGGATGGAATGCGGTGGGCGGATAGACGTGCCAGATGAAATGGATGACTTTTTGTGTGAAGACCATTCTCCGAGAAGTTCGGGCTACATGCATTCAAGGAAGCATTCTCGTTCAAGATCACCAAGGAGACAAAGAACACATTCTCGTTCATCTCCTAGCCAGGAATATTACATACACTTAAGAAATCTATCTTTTAATGTGGAAAAGAGAGAtttgagagatttttttcctgaactggATATACACAGCAAACAGATTAAGATTCTAACAGATAAGCATCAGAAAAGGACTAGAGATGCCTTTGTGGTGTTCAGGAGTGAGAGAGAATATcaggctgctttggaatgtCATAGAAAGGTTCTTCTCAATCGTCCTGTGTACATTTTTCCAATTTCAAGAAAGTCAATGTTGAAAATAATTGACTCTTGTGAGAGGAAAAGATCACCGGACAGAGATCATCTTGGACAGGCCATATCAGAAAAAAGTTACCGGGAAGGTCATTCCAGCCCTAAGAATTGTGTTTATATAAGGAATTTTCCATTTGATGTGTCAAAAATTGAAGTGCAGAAGTTCTTTTCAAGATTTGATATTGACGAAGATGATATTTACTTGCTTTATGATGAAAAAGGAGTTGGACTGGGAGAAGCACTAGTGAAGTTTAAATCTGAAGAACAAGCtatgaaagcagaaaatttaaaCCGTCAAACATTTTTGGGAACAGAAGTGTTAATAAGACTTATATCTCAAGATCAGATGCAGAAGTTTGGTGTCGCTGCATCATTATCTGCACCAAATGAAATGCATGGTCATTCACATCTGTATGACAGAGGTGACCTCTCCCGTCCAGTTGGTTCACCATCTGGGCCACCACAAGGGCCACCCATGCATTCTTTTGGTCCCCCTGGGAACTTCAGGCATCATTCTGAATTTAGACATCCCCCTGAGGACTTCATGTGCCCTCCTAAGGATTTTAGGGGTCCACCACCCCTCATGGATTTTGGTGGTGACAGTGAACCTTTTGGCAGAATGGAGTTTGGGAAtaataaaatgggaaattttcCTGAAGGAAGATTTATGCCAGATCCAAATTTCAGTGGTGGTTCTGAACGTGTTGTTCCTATTCTGTTGAAAAATTTACCTTTTAAGGCTACTCCTAATGAGATTCTGGATTTTTTCTATGGCTATAGAGTGATACCGGAGTCAGTTTCTGTGCAGTACAATGAACAAGGATTACCTTCTGGTGATGCCATTGTTGCTATGACAAACTATGAGGAAGCTATGGCTGCTATTAATGAACTGAATGATAGGCCCATTGGTCCACGGAAAGTTAAGTTGAGTTTGCTGTAAAGGAGGAAAAGATGCTCTAATAACACATTCTCGGTTTGACAGTATTGACagttattttaacttttaattaCTGGAAGATGCAAAACAGTTTCCATCAACGGTTGTAAATAATACCCAGTTCAGTTGTTTAGCTCTTGGTTGAAATACCTGTAGGACATTGAATGTCTTACATCAAGGTATAAAAGGATGGAGTTGtaatgctttgggtttttttttttagattaattCCAGTCTTATGTCTTTGCATCAAATAAAAACGTAAGTGCTGGTTGACTGACCACACAAACGGTTCAAATAGAAGATTTTCAGTGCTACCTGCATTAGTAAATGACACTTCCTACTGAGGTTAgcataataaaattaattttttttttttgtttcttttttgtgtaaacttttcaggttttatttgGTTTCATATGTTTGCAGGCATTCCTGTTTAAGAGCTTGCTGTTCTCATTAGCTGGCTTtgcagtt harbors:
- the RBM12B gene encoding RNA-binding protein 12B encodes the protein MAVVIRLQGLPVVAGPPDIRRFFLGLNIPDGGVHIIGGEIGEAFIIFATDEDARRAMSCSGGFIKDSRIELFLSSKAEMQSTIEMSRKRFDRGGRETMSGSRRTGTNGSSASSIGDIPHLVTASPKGIRKPSYGPPNRLEAGFHTNGTRYGDMGIPKSNYQLRKDCHPFNPDDRYLFLRGIPYSATEVEVRAFLSGIRVDGVILIKHRNGLNNGDCLVRCATPGDALEGLKRHRQYMGQRFIEISPTTEERWMECGGRIDVPDEMDDFLCEDHSPRSSGYMHSRKHSRSRSPRRQRTHSRSSPSQEYYIHLRNLSFNVEKRDLRDFFPELDIHSKQIKILTDKHQKRTRDAFVVFRSEREYQAALECHRKVLLNRPVYIFPISRKSMLKIIDSCERKRSPDRDHLGQAISEKSYREGHSSPKNCVYIRNFPFDVSKIEVQKFFSRFDIDEDDIYLLYDEKGVGLGEALVKFKSEEQAMKAENLNRQTFLGTEVLIRLISQDQMQKFGVAASLSAPNEMHGHSHLYDRGDLSRPVGSPSGPPQGPPMHSFGPPGNFRHHSEFRHPPEDFMCPPKDFRGPPPLMDFGGDSEPFGRMEFGNNKMGNFPEGRFMPDPNFSGGSERVVPILLKNLPFKATPNEILDFFYGYRVIPESVSVQYNEQGLPSGDAIVAMTNYEEAMAAINELNDRPIGPRKVKLSLL